Proteins from one Microbacterium sp. Root553 genomic window:
- the resB gene encoding cytochrome c biogenesis protein ResB, with protein MSRTTERSSDPLRPSDHVDGEESITQPRLGLVGWLRWGWRQLTSMRTALILLLVLAIAAIPGSIFPQRMADPNGVTQWERDNPDLFPILDGLKLFDVYLSPWFSAIYLLLFASLVGCVIPRIRHHAKALQARPPRTPARLQRLADFRAVERTSTDAATDASASIDIALKQLRALGYRVERYDDKRSSSVSAERGYWRETGNLLFHLALVGVLITVGVGGGFAYTGQRVLVEGETFANTLLDYDSMNRGRFVGDGALAPYSMRLDSFDVTYQPFGEPGSGQAGDFSANVTVQENGEERTGSVKVNEPLGVADDNVFLLGNGYAPTVTVRNPEGDVVFTNSTPFLPQDNNMTSLGVLKIPDGLSEQVGLVGFFYPTTGVLDTGAFFSAFPELTNPTLTLDVYTGDLGINEGIPRSVYVLDTTGMTKVTGRSTDLESIELTPGQTADLPNGMGTVTFEDESPAGATDASQSVKRFASLQIHRDASGPWVLGFALLALGGLMLALFVPRRRVWVKATAADGAVSLEYAGLARGEDPTLAHAVDDLVAGHARLLDTAGVTAAVPEPEEEPEPEEEPETEPEEEPGTAEEPGSDDRLDADAQTDSEREADGPASDTPKVD; from the coding sequence GCCGCCATTCCCGGCTCGATCTTCCCGCAGCGGATGGCCGACCCCAACGGTGTCACCCAGTGGGAGCGCGACAACCCCGATCTCTTCCCGATCCTCGACGGCCTGAAGCTGTTCGACGTCTACCTGTCGCCGTGGTTCTCGGCCATCTACCTACTGCTGTTCGCCTCGCTCGTGGGCTGCGTGATCCCGCGCATCAGGCACCATGCCAAGGCGCTGCAGGCCCGGCCGCCGCGCACCCCCGCCCGCCTGCAGCGGCTCGCCGACTTCCGTGCGGTCGAGCGCACCTCGACGGATGCCGCGACCGATGCCTCCGCGTCGATCGACATCGCCCTGAAGCAGCTCAGAGCTCTCGGCTACCGGGTCGAGCGCTATGACGACAAGCGCTCGTCGTCGGTCTCGGCGGAGCGCGGATACTGGCGCGAGACCGGCAACCTGCTGTTCCACCTCGCCCTGGTCGGTGTGCTCATCACGGTCGGCGTCGGCGGCGGCTTCGCCTACACCGGCCAGCGCGTGCTGGTCGAGGGCGAGACGTTCGCGAACACGCTGCTCGACTACGACTCGATGAACCGCGGTCGCTTCGTCGGCGACGGGGCGCTCGCGCCGTACTCGATGCGGCTCGACAGCTTCGACGTGACCTATCAGCCGTTCGGCGAGCCCGGATCCGGTCAGGCCGGCGACTTCTCGGCCAACGTCACTGTGCAGGAGAACGGCGAGGAGCGCACCGGCTCGGTCAAGGTCAACGAACCGCTCGGCGTCGCGGACGACAACGTCTTCCTGCTCGGCAACGGCTACGCCCCGACGGTCACGGTGCGCAACCCCGAGGGCGATGTCGTCTTCACCAACAGCACGCCGTTCCTGCCGCAGGACAACAACATGACCTCTCTCGGAGTCCTCAAGATCCCGGATGGTCTCAGCGAGCAGGTCGGCCTGGTCGGCTTCTTCTACCCGACCACCGGGGTGCTCGACACCGGGGCGTTCTTCTCGGCCTTCCCCGAACTCACGAATCCGACCCTCACGCTCGACGTATACACCGGTGATCTCGGGATCAACGAGGGCATTCCGCGCTCGGTGTACGTGCTCGACACCACGGGGATGACGAAGGTCACCGGGCGCTCGACCGACCTCGAGTCGATCGAGCTGACGCCCGGCCAGACCGCGGATCTGCCGAACGGCATGGGAACCGTGACCTTCGAGGACGAGTCGCCCGCGGGGGCGACCGATGCCTCGCAGTCGGTCAAGCGGTTCGCGTCGCTGCAGATCCACCGCGACGCCTCGGGGCCGTGGGTGCTCGGCTTCGCGCTCCTCGCGCTCGGCGGCCTGATGCTCGCTCTCTTCGTCCCGCGCCGCCGCGTCTGGGTCAAGGCGACCGCCGCCGACGGCGCGGTCTCGCTCGAGTACGCCGGACTCGCCCGCGGCGAGGACCCTACCCTCGCTCACGCGGTCGACGATCTCGTGGCAGGGCACGCCAGACTGCTGGACACAGCGGGCGTCACTGCCGCCGTGCCCGAGCCCGAGGAAGAGCCCGAGCCCGAGGAAGAGCCCGAGACCGAGCCCGAGGAAGAGCCCGGGACCGCGGAAGAGCCCGGCTCCGACGACCGGCTCGACGCCGACGCGCAGACAGACTCCGAGCGCGAGGCCGACGGCCCCGCATCCGACACGCCGAAAGTAGACTGA
- a CDS encoding YhgE/Pip domain-containing protein, which translates to MTLPIERARSRKPITWLTILGILLLPAAVGGILVAALQNPTERLDSMTAAIVNLDEPVEIDGQLTPLGRQLASGLVEGSDDLDSNLTWVISNKDDASDGLADGSYQAVITIPKDFSKAATSSGQAISDGGGEAASDAQQATITVTTPEDGLVADDLITSQIANVAASSMGTLLSEATTENILVGFTTIGVQIGDAADGAAQLATGARDAATGATAIPDGATQLASGAAELGTGASSLASGLDTLSSKTREAAAGAANLGQGLTAGATELQNQAAGAQQLAAGSAQVASGLQQLADTCVPSGFPQAYCDQLVALSSGATQTDAGVQQLSTLPATVASQLSQAGAGATTIADGLNQLAYQGLDQSAGGARALSSGAGQLSSGATDLATGATDLATGLDTLATGTGDLAGGLRTAADSLPSFTDAQSTSLASVIADPVASKGADESTIFGPTAIPLLTAVVLWFGGLASFLVMRAHTARTLTSRRSSAGLTLRAFTPAAAIGAAQGVLVSLIVQIVAGYDAAAWWTFAGTAVLAGVAFAAVNQALVAVFGGIGRWVSALVGVLAIATGLVSTVPGWLSGLAAALPTAPAFSGLIAGSGSALAALIVWGVLSLVATTLAVTLRRTTSARAAFAAA; encoded by the coding sequence ATGACCCTCCCCATCGAGCGCGCACGTTCGCGCAAGCCCATCACCTGGCTGACGATCCTCGGCATCCTGCTGCTGCCCGCAGCCGTCGGCGGCATCCTGGTCGCCGCGCTGCAGAATCCGACCGAGCGCCTGGACTCTATGACCGCCGCGATCGTCAACCTCGATGAGCCCGTCGAGATCGACGGGCAGCTGACACCGCTCGGCAGGCAGCTCGCCTCAGGTCTGGTGGAGGGGTCGGACGACCTCGACTCGAACCTCACCTGGGTCATCTCGAACAAGGACGATGCCTCCGACGGCCTCGCCGACGGCTCGTATCAGGCGGTCATCACGATCCCGAAGGACTTCTCGAAGGCGGCCACCTCGTCTGGCCAGGCGATCTCCGACGGCGGTGGCGAGGCCGCCTCCGATGCACAGCAGGCCACCATCACGGTCACCACTCCGGAAGACGGGCTCGTGGCCGACGACCTCATCACGAGTCAGATCGCGAACGTCGCCGCCTCCAGCATGGGCACCCTGCTCTCGGAGGCCACCACCGAGAACATCCTGGTCGGCTTCACGACCATCGGCGTCCAGATCGGCGACGCCGCCGACGGTGCCGCCCAGCTCGCCACCGGGGCACGGGACGCGGCCACCGGTGCCACGGCTATCCCCGACGGCGCCACGCAGCTCGCATCCGGCGCGGCCGAGCTCGGCACGGGGGCATCCTCTCTCGCGTCCGGCCTCGACACCCTCTCGTCGAAGACGCGGGAGGCCGCCGCCGGCGCCGCGAATCTCGGGCAGGGCCTGACCGCCGGCGCGACGGAACTGCAGAATCAGGCCGCGGGCGCCCAGCAGCTCGCCGCGGGATCCGCGCAGGTCGCGAGCGGTCTGCAGCAGCTCGCCGACACGTGCGTGCCGAGCGGCTTCCCCCAGGCCTACTGCGATCAGCTCGTCGCGCTCTCGTCGGGAGCCACCCAGACGGATGCCGGCGTGCAGCAGCTCTCGACGCTCCCCGCGACCGTCGCCAGCCAGCTGAGCCAGGCCGGCGCCGGGGCGACGACGATCGCCGACGGGCTGAACCAGCTCGCCTACCAGGGACTCGATCAGTCGGCCGGCGGTGCCCGCGCACTGTCGAGCGGCGCAGGACAGCTCTCGAGCGGCGCCACCGATCTCGCAACCGGTGCCACCGACCTCGCCACGGGCCTCGACACCCTCGCGACGGGGACCGGAGATCTCGCGGGCGGACTGCGGACCGCCGCGGACTCGCTGCCGTCATTCACCGACGCGCAGTCGACCTCGCTCGCCTCGGTGATCGCCGACCCGGTGGCCTCGAAGGGCGCCGACGAGTCGACGATCTTCGGTCCGACCGCGATCCCCCTCCTCACCGCGGTCGTGCTGTGGTTCGGCGGCCTCGCCTCGTTCCTGGTGATGCGTGCCCATACGGCGCGCACTCTGACCTCTCGACGGTCGTCGGCGGGGCTGACCCTGCGCGCGTTCACCCCGGCCGCCGCGATCGGCGCGGCACAGGGTGTGCTCGTCTCGCTCATCGTGCAGATCGTCGCGGGCTACGACGCCGCCGCATGGTGGACGTTCGCCGGAACGGCCGTGCTGGCCGGAGTGGCCTTCGCCGCCGTCAACCAGGCACTGGTCGCCGTGTTCGGGGGAATCGGTCGCTGGGTGAGCGCTCTCGTGGGCGTGCTGGCGATCGCCACGGGGCTCGTGTCGACCGTCCCGGGGTGGCTGTCCGGTCTCGCCGCGGCGCTGCCCACGGCGCCGGCCTTCAGCGGACTCATCGCCGGCAGCGGAAGCGCCCTCGCCGCGCTGATCGTCTGGGGTGTGCTGTCGCTCGTCGCGACGACGCTCGCGGTGACGCTGCGCCGCACGACCTCGGCCCGAGCCGCGTTCGCCGCCGCCTGA
- a CDS encoding 2'-5' RNA ligase family protein, producing the protein MRRPFMSSPAQLASLEGQQYLVLRPTRAVSDAYRAEQRSALGRMDAPHPHTEHVTLRAFHEPERREEVLSLIREWAVAQHPIEVIAEAVDVFPSPWQTVILRLTRTSSLVSAYAKLSTALEATDFRRLDERDTAEWTFHLSVIYAKTLSAAAWSELSHKSRRSLSKRPAETISEAEFVWYEDGVEHAEVIPFGLRSFR; encoded by the coding sequence ATGCGCCGCCCCTTCATGTCCTCGCCCGCCCAGCTCGCGTCACTGGAAGGGCAGCAGTACCTCGTGCTGCGCCCGACGCGGGCCGTCTCCGACGCCTACCGCGCGGAACAGCGGTCTGCACTCGGCCGTATGGACGCGCCGCATCCTCACACCGAGCACGTCACGCTCCGCGCCTTCCACGAACCCGAGCGTCGCGAGGAGGTGCTCTCACTGATCCGTGAATGGGCCGTGGCGCAGCATCCGATCGAGGTCATCGCCGAGGCCGTCGACGTGTTCCCGTCGCCATGGCAGACCGTGATCCTGCGACTGACGCGCACGTCGTCGCTGGTGTCGGCCTATGCGAAGCTCAGCACGGCGCTCGAGGCCACCGACTTCCGTCGACTCGATGAGCGCGACACCGCGGAGTGGACCTTCCACCTCTCCGTGATCTACGCGAAGACGCTCTCTGCCGCCGCCTGGTCCGAGCTGTCGCACAAGTCCCGTCGGTCGCTCAGCAAGCGCCCGGCGGAGACCATCTCGGAGGCGGAGTTCGTCTGGTACGAAGACGGCGTCGAGCACGCCGAGGTGATCCCGTTCGGACTGCGGTCGTTCCGATGA
- the ccsB gene encoding c-type cytochrome biogenesis protein CcsB, producing MFDLEVISPILLWTSIAIYAAAFVAYAFDLARRSQLSADSANVREFELVGAGARGSSAARGAKGTAASDSAPQRFVMARIGTSLTVLAFIFQLAATLTRGFAAGRVPWANLYEFAMMGTLLIVAVFLAVLVRVDLRFLGTFITGLVVVLLGLAATNFYVDVSPLMDPLKSVWLVIHVFVASLGTAFFALAFALSVIQLMQSRRERLISEGAEKTGPGFLRTFPGSERLESMAYRFTIIGFILWTFTLIAGSIWAYYAWSRFWGFDVKETWTFVIWVLYAGYIHARATRGWRGNRSAWLAIVGFSAVLFNFTIVNVFFKGLHAYSGLS from the coding sequence ATGTTCGACCTCGAAGTGATCTCGCCGATCCTGCTCTGGACGTCGATCGCGATCTACGCGGCGGCCTTCGTGGCCTACGCCTTCGATCTCGCGCGTCGGTCCCAGCTGTCGGCCGATTCGGCGAACGTCCGCGAGTTCGAGCTCGTCGGCGCCGGGGCGCGCGGCTCGTCCGCGGCACGTGGCGCCAAGGGCACCGCGGCATCCGACTCCGCCCCGCAGCGCTTCGTGATGGCGCGCATCGGCACGTCGCTCACCGTCCTGGCGTTCATTTTTCAGCTCGCGGCGACGCTCACCCGCGGGTTCGCCGCCGGCCGTGTGCCGTGGGCCAACCTGTACGAGTTCGCGATGATGGGCACGCTGCTGATCGTCGCGGTGTTCCTCGCGGTGCTCGTGCGCGTCGATCTGCGCTTCCTCGGGACCTTCATCACGGGACTGGTCGTGGTGCTCCTCGGGCTCGCGGCGACGAACTTCTACGTCGACGTCTCGCCGCTGATGGATCCGCTCAAGAGCGTCTGGCTGGTGATCCACGTCTTCGTGGCGTCGCTGGGCACCGCGTTCTTCGCCCTCGCCTTCGCGCTCTCCGTGATTCAGCTCATGCAGTCGCGCCGTGAGCGCCTCATCTCCGAGGGCGCGGAGAAGACCGGACCGGGATTCCTGCGCACCTTCCCCGGGTCGGAGCGGCTCGAGAGCATGGCCTACCGGTTCACGATCATCGGCTTCATCCTCTGGACGTTCACGCTCATCGCCGGGTCGATCTGGGCGTACTACGCGTGGAGCCGTTTCTGGGGCTTCGACGTCAAGGAGACCTGGACCTTCGTGATCTGGGTTCTCTACGCCGGATACATCCACGCCCGTGCGACGCGCGGATGGCGCGGCAACAGGTCGGCATGGCTGGCCATCGTCGGCTTCTCGGCCGTGCTGTTCAACTTCACGATCGTCAACGTCTTCTTCAAGGGCCTGCACGCCTACTCGGGCCTCAGCTGA
- a CDS encoding MMPL family transporter — translation MSTLLSSLGRWSYRHPWRVLLSWLLALGIAGAGALVLGAGTDNSFSIPGTESQAGLEQLNRSFPAVSGTSAQIIVVAADGDHVTDAAYKDDIEDAVDRLADLDDSVLSATSPYDENVSGMINDDETAGIIRLQFDGQATDVSDQTRDDLRSVVADLSDELPSGSQTSLGGELFATSIPGVTLTEAVGLLIALLVLIVTFRSFVVAGLPLLTAVLGVGISMAGIFAATAFATVSSTTPLLALMLGLAVGIDYALFIMARHQDQVRDGVDPEESTARAVGTAGSAVVFAGVTVLIALIGLGFAGIPFLTTMGIAASAAVAVAVAIAVTLTPALLGFMKGRVAGRPRRAPKAKKGESAPAPRRQGSDRWVTGVTKRPILVSLAVIIGLGIVAVPALSLNLALPNAGVLPKASEARQSYDLVAQEFGPGFNGPLILTGTIVTSTDPLTLMQDLGDDVAKIDGVKEVALSTPNETADTGIVQLIPETAPDDPATADLVRELRAHHDEWLEKYDIDLKVTGFTAVGIDISDQLGNALLPFGIFVIGLSLILLTIVFRSLWVPITAAAGYLLSIVAGFGVVGAVFEWGWFADALHVAKVGPIISFMPIILMGVLFGLAMDYQVFLVSRMREDYVHDPAGRSPDRATRRAAALRAVRSGFTGSAKVVTAAGLIMFAVFVAFVPEGDSSLKPIALGLAAGIAIDAFLVRMTLIPALMAILGERAWEIPAWLERILPSVDIEGEAVERERHLAQWPGDDSVVAADDLTIEAAGVEGVHLRLAPGGSAVITGSSPGALRALSLAIAGRLSADDGRLRVAGHLLPGRAAWVRAHVGAVLTTDTTDLSDDLAEALRGRPSVVVIDGVDRLSSAEHDQLAARLRDARTSTALLLTSLSPELAERLLADAGRTPVAVIDIDAPRRPSSALPVADDSSESTEVTA, via the coding sequence GTGTCCACTCTCCTGTCCTCGCTCGGCCGCTGGTCGTACCGGCACCCGTGGCGCGTCCTCCTGTCCTGGCTGCTCGCGCTCGGCATCGCCGGAGCCGGAGCGCTCGTTCTCGGAGCGGGCACGGACAACTCCTTCTCGATCCCCGGCACCGAGTCGCAGGCCGGCCTCGAGCAGCTCAACCGCTCCTTTCCCGCCGTCAGCGGCACCAGCGCGCAGATCATCGTGGTCGCCGCCGACGGCGATCACGTGACCGACGCCGCATACAAAGACGACATCGAGGATGCGGTCGACCGACTCGCCGACCTCGACGACTCGGTGCTGTCGGCCACGTCGCCGTACGACGAGAACGTCAGCGGCATGATCAACGACGACGAGACCGCGGGCATCATCCGCCTGCAGTTCGACGGACAGGCGACCGACGTGTCGGACCAGACCCGCGACGACCTCCGCTCCGTGGTCGCGGACCTCTCGGACGAGCTTCCGTCGGGCTCGCAGACCTCGCTCGGCGGTGAGCTGTTCGCCACGTCCATCCCCGGCGTCACGCTCACCGAGGCCGTCGGACTGCTGATCGCCCTCCTCGTGCTGATCGTCACGTTCCGCTCCTTCGTCGTGGCCGGGCTCCCGCTGCTCACCGCCGTGCTCGGCGTCGGCATCTCCATGGCGGGGATCTTCGCGGCCACGGCCTTCGCCACCGTCTCCTCGACCACCCCGCTGCTCGCACTGATGCTGGGACTCGCGGTCGGCATCGACTACGCGCTGTTCATCATGGCCAGGCACCAGGACCAGGTCCGCGACGGCGTCGATCCCGAGGAATCGACCGCACGCGCCGTGGGCACCGCCGGCTCGGCCGTGGTCTTCGCCGGCGTCACCGTGCTGATCGCGCTGATCGGGCTCGGCTTCGCCGGCATCCCGTTCCTGACGACGATGGGCATCGCCGCGTCGGCCGCCGTCGCGGTGGCCGTCGCGATCGCCGTGACCCTCACCCCGGCACTGCTCGGGTTCATGAAGGGCCGTGTCGCCGGTCGTCCCCGCCGAGCGCCGAAGGCGAAGAAGGGCGAGTCCGCCCCCGCCCCGCGCCGCCAGGGCAGCGACCGCTGGGTCACCGGGGTCACCAAGCGCCCGATCCTCGTCTCGCTCGCCGTGATCATCGGGCTCGGCATCGTCGCCGTCCCCGCGCTGAGCCTGAATCTCGCACTGCCGAATGCCGGCGTGCTGCCTAAGGCCTCCGAAGCGCGCCAGAGCTACGACCTCGTGGCCCAGGAGTTCGGTCCGGGGTTCAACGGCCCGCTCATCCTGACCGGGACCATCGTCACCTCGACCGATCCGCTGACCCTCATGCAGGACCTCGGCGACGACGTCGCGAAGATCGACGGCGTCAAGGAGGTCGCGCTCTCGACCCCCAATGAGACCGCGGACACCGGGATCGTGCAGCTCATCCCCGAGACCGCGCCCGACGATCCCGCGACCGCCGATCTGGTGCGAGAGCTCCGCGCCCATCACGACGAGTGGCTCGAGAAATACGACATCGACCTCAAGGTCACCGGCTTCACCGCCGTCGGGATCGACATCTCCGACCAGCTCGGCAATGCTCTCCTGCCGTTCGGCATCTTCGTGATCGGCCTGTCACTGATCCTCCTCACGATCGTGTTCCGCTCGCTCTGGGTGCCGATCACCGCCGCCGCGGGATATCTGCTCTCGATCGTCGCCGGATTCGGCGTCGTCGGCGCGGTCTTCGAGTGGGGCTGGTTCGCCGATGCCCTGCATGTGGCGAAGGTCGGCCCGATCATCAGCTTCATGCCGATCATCCTCATGGGCGTCCTGTTCGGGCTCGCGATGGACTACCAGGTCTTCCTCGTCTCGCGGATGCGGGAGGACTACGTCCACGACCCCGCCGGCAGGAGCCCCGACCGGGCGACCCGCCGCGCCGCGGCACTGCGCGCCGTGCGCAGCGGCTTCACGGGCTCGGCGAAGGTCGTCACCGCCGCAGGGCTCATCATGTTCGCCGTGTTCGTGGCCTTCGTGCCCGAAGGAGACTCCTCTCTCAAGCCCATCGCACTCGGGCTCGCCGCGGGCATCGCGATCGACGCATTCCTCGTGCGGATGACGCTGATCCCGGCGCTGATGGCGATCCTGGGCGAGCGCGCCTGGGAGATCCCGGCCTGGCTCGAGAGGATCCTGCCGAGCGTCGACATCGAGGGCGAGGCGGTCGAGCGCGAACGCCACCTCGCCCAGTGGCCGGGAGACGACTCGGTGGTGGCCGCCGACGATCTGACGATCGAGGCCGCCGGCGTCGAGGGCGTGCATCTGCGCCTCGCGCCCGGGGGTTCCGCGGTGATCACGGGATCGTCCCCCGGCGCTCTGCGCGCCCTGTCGCTCGCGATCGCGGGCCGCCTGTCCGCGGACGACGGCCGGCTGCGGGTCGCCGGCCACCTGCTGCCCGGCCGCGCGGCGTGGGTGCGCGCCCACGTCGGTGCGGTCCTGACCACCGACACGACCGATCTGTCCGACGACCTCGCCGAGGCGCTGCGCGGGCGGCCGTCCGTGGTCGTGATCGACGGCGTCGACCGGCTCTCCTCCGCCGAGCACGACCAGCTCGCCGCACGCCTGAGAGACGCACGCACCTCGACCGCGCTGCTGCTCACCTCGCTCTCCCCGGAGCTCGCCGAGCGACTGCTCGCGGATGCCGGGCGCACACCCGTCGCCGTGATCGACATCGACGCACCCCGACGCCCATCCTCTGCGCTCCCCGTCGCAGACGACTCCTCCGAATCGACCGAGGTGACCGCATGA